GTATCCATTAGTCAGATCTCCTTTGTACGGAAGTTCTCTATTAATAACTACCCATTATTGGGCTTAGTTATTTAAGGACGGGGAAATAAATATTGTCACGTAATTGTCGATTTAATGAACATCATGGTCAATGATTGTCAAAGTCTTTCCCGGTTGCTATGATAAAGTTAATAGCGGAGTGTTTAGAAGTTCCCTAGAAGGAGGAACCCGATACGTGGACAATCAATTGAGATATCAAGCTTCTTCCGATTCCGCATCAATGTCTGCCAAGTCTCCACCTGAAGGTGCAAGCTGGCGCGACTTTATTACCGTTACGAAGCCCGGCATTATCCGCTCCAATCTGATTGCGGCATTCGCAGGCTACTGGGTGGCATCAGGCTGGGATGTACAGTATGGCCGTCTGATTCTGACTTTGCTCGGCACCATGCTGGTCATGGCTTCAGCCTGTGTCTTCAATAATTACTTTGACCGCGATTTGGACATGAAGATGGAACGGACCCGGGAACGCGGGTTGCCTACTGGAAGGCTGAAGCCGACAACAGTACTTATCTATGGCATTGGACTAGGCATTGCCGGGCTGGGCGTGCTGTTCGCATTCTGCGGCGTACTGGCCGGATTGTTCGGCATAGTCGGCATGTTCGTATATGTTGTAGTGTACACCCTTTGGCTCAAAAGAACCTCTACCTGGAGCACCTCGGTAGGTGCGATCTCGG
The sequence above is a segment of the Paenibacillus sp. FSL R7-0204 genome. Coding sequences within it:
- the cyoE gene encoding heme o synthase, producing MDNQLRYQASSDSASMSAKSPPEGASWRDFITVTKPGIIRSNLIAAFAGYWVASGWDVQYGRLILTLLGTMLVMASACVFNNYFDRDLDMKMERTRERGLPTGRLKPTTVLIYGIGLGIAGLGVLFAFCGVLAGLFGIVGMFVYVVVYTLWLKRTSTWSTSVGAISGAMPPVIGYVAVTGTVDLGAWLLFAMLFLWQPPHFWALGIRRKEEYRAAGFPLLPVVKGTRRTKFQMIPYVALLLPVPVLMYAYDYAGIYYLIVSLALSVGWLYLTLIGFKAKDDEVWAKKSFLFSINYLTLSLIALVLNTIHV